A single Hemiscyllium ocellatum isolate sHemOce1 unplaced genomic scaffold, sHemOce1.pat.X.cur. scaffold_775_pat_ctg1, whole genome shotgun sequence DNA region contains:
- the LOC132814267 gene encoding uncharacterized protein LOC132814267: ERERRQRERATTERERERRQREERRHRERERRHRERERRHRERERRH; encoded by the exons gagagagaacgacgacagagagagagagcgacgacagagagagagagagaacgacgacagagagag gagcgacgacacagagagagagagcgacgacacagagagagagagcgacgacacagagagagagagcgacgacac
- the asb8 gene encoding ankyrin repeat and SOCS box protein 8 isoform X1, giving the protein MNPSMWYIMQSIQSKYSLSERLIRTIAVRSFPHDNVEDLINQGADINCTHGTLKPLHCACMMADPDCVELLLEKGAEVNAVDGYRRTALHYAAERDVGCVEILLGFGADPNAPDGNMDSPLHWASYRDRPECARALLGAGARVDARDYHRDTPLSWAASRGNLGSARVLLEYGAQASARNLKGQTPAARLMALLARGLGGPREEECLALLREAEGQAPAAGGGGGGSRPGAGYPGPGSLKGLSRREVRRCLGARHLPAAVETLPLPGAIKRYLLLVG; this is encoded by the exons ATGAATCCCAGCATGTGGTACATCATGCAATCCATCCAAAGCAAGTACTCGCTGTCGGAGAGACTAATCCGTACTATCGCGGTCCGCTCCTTCCCACACGACAATGTGGAGGACCTCATCAATCag GGAGCTGATATCAACTGCACCCATGGCACACTCAAGCCCCTGCACTGCGCCTGTATGATGGCTGACCCAGACTGTGTGGAACTGCTCCTGGAGAAAGGAGCTGAG GTGAACGCCGTGGATGGCTACCGCAGGACGGCGCTGCACTACGCGGCTGAGAGAGACGTGGGCTGTGTGGAGATCCTCCTGGGGTTCGGCGCGGACCCCAACGCCCCGGACGGCAACATGGACTCCCCGCTGCACTGGGCTTCCTACCGGGACAGGCCCGAGTGCGCCCGGGCGCTGCTGGGCGCCGGGGCGAGGGTGGACGCCCGCGACTACCACAGGGATACCCCGCTGAGCTGGGCCGCCTCGCGGGGCAACCTGGGGAGCGCCCGGGTCCTCCTGGAGTACGGGGCGCAGGCCAGCGCCCGCAACCTGAAGGGGCAAACACCGGCGGCTCGCCTCATGGCGCTGCTGGCCCGCGGTCTGGGCGGGCCGCGCGAGGAGGAGTGCCTGGCCCTGCTTCGCGAGGCCGAGGGGCAGGCGCCGGCGgcgggagggggaggtggggggtccCGCCCGGGTGCGGGCTACCCCGGGCCGGGCAGCCTGAAGGGGTTGAGCCGCCGGGAGGTGCGGCGCTGCCTGGGCGCACGGCACCTCCCGGCCGCGGTGGAGACGCTGCCCCTGCCTGGCGCCATCAAGCGTTACCTGCTgctggtggggtga
- the asb8 gene encoding ankyrin repeat and SOCS box protein 8 isoform X2, whose product MNPSMWYIMQSIQSKYSLSERLIRTIAVRSFPHDNVEDLINQVNAVDGYRRTALHYAAERDVGCVEILLGFGADPNAPDGNMDSPLHWASYRDRPECARALLGAGARVDARDYHRDTPLSWAASRGNLGSARVLLEYGAQASARNLKGQTPAARLMALLARGLGGPREEECLALLREAEGQAPAAGGGGGGSRPGAGYPGPGSLKGLSRREVRRCLGARHLPAAVETLPLPGAIKRYLLLVG is encoded by the exons ATGAATCCCAGCATGTGGTACATCATGCAATCCATCCAAAGCAAGTACTCGCTGTCGGAGAGACTAATCCGTACTATCGCGGTCCGCTCCTTCCCACACGACAATGTGGAGGACCTCATCAATCag GTGAACGCCGTGGATGGCTACCGCAGGACGGCGCTGCACTACGCGGCTGAGAGAGACGTGGGCTGTGTGGAGATCCTCCTGGGGTTCGGCGCGGACCCCAACGCCCCGGACGGCAACATGGACTCCCCGCTGCACTGGGCTTCCTACCGGGACAGGCCCGAGTGCGCCCGGGCGCTGCTGGGCGCCGGGGCGAGGGTGGACGCCCGCGACTACCACAGGGATACCCCGCTGAGCTGGGCCGCCTCGCGGGGCAACCTGGGGAGCGCCCGGGTCCTCCTGGAGTACGGGGCGCAGGCCAGCGCCCGCAACCTGAAGGGGCAAACACCGGCGGCTCGCCTCATGGCGCTGCTGGCCCGCGGTCTGGGCGGGCCGCGCGAGGAGGAGTGCCTGGCCCTGCTTCGCGAGGCCGAGGGGCAGGCGCCGGCGgcgggagggggaggtggggggtccCGCCCGGGTGCGGGCTACCCCGGGCCGGGCAGCCTGAAGGGGTTGAGCCGCCGGGAGGTGCGGCGCTGCCTGGGCGCACGGCACCTCCCGGCCGCGGTGGAGACGCTGCCCCTGCCTGGCGCCATCAAGCGTTACCTGCTgctggtggggtga